DNA sequence from the Lycium barbarum isolate Lr01 chromosome 5, ASM1917538v2, whole genome shotgun sequence genome:
TTGTCTAAAAAGTCACAAAATACGTTGTAGTGTTGCATCGATGCCCAGATAAATCGTTAAATGTGCAAAGAATTTCGTCACATATCTGCATATCGATGTGAGGGAGTATAACCAAAAGTTCCAATACCATACACAAGTGTAGATAAAGACGTTAGTCCCATGAATGAGAGTAAAGAAgtaattttctagtccaaaacaGACAAACTTTGATAAATAATTGGAATATAGATTCGTTACAAGAAAGTGAACTAAATTGTTAAAATATTGCGGTATTAATATTAGTTTGGTACAAGTATCAGGTACAGGTAATTTTTTAACCTATGGTTGAGCTTCTTGAGGTGGAAGAACTTTCGGCATCAGATATTTCTCGATCAGATTCTTCATTTTTTAGCCAATTAAACTTGAGGTTTTTCCAACGAACATAATCGGATATGCGATAATTCATTGGATCAATTCCCATTTTTGtaagctttattttcaaatggGAGTTCCAATAGTTCTTCACTTCATCATCACGGCGACCTGGCAATCTCCCCGCTATTAATGACCACCTGAAATATGAAAGAAATAAATAATTATTACTAATCAATAGGAACAGAAACTATAAATTTGTATCGAATTCAAATTGTAGATAGTTCCAAAATGGAAGTAACCAATTAATAGATCCACTTTTATCATAATATAAAGTGCATCACACCAATTAAATAGATATCATATGTATTTCATGAATGTAATATAGTCTATCGAATATGCAATATTGCatgaataatttaattaatttattactCGGTCATGTCACATAGATCCGAGTTAGGCTTTGTAAACCTGTTGCCAAGAAGGGCATGAAGCCTGATGATGAGATCATCTTCATCCTCAGAAAAGTTGCCTCCTTTTGTGCTATCAAGCAGACCTAAAAACACAAAACAAATTAAAATCTGTTTAATTCAAAATAAGATTATCTCAGAATTATAATCTTAAAATTATAATTGGAGCACTACAAATATTAAAAAGGGAAAAGGCTTAATACCCGAACAAATACTCATATTTGAATGGATGTCTATTAGATTTTCAACTAGATCATTTGAGTATATAAGTGTTTACAGTGTAAAACAAAATATAAATTAACGTACTCACCATCAGTTTTAGACCAAGCTCCTCTCATTTTATCCTTGTTATGATCAATGCAAGGCTTCCTCATTTTTTTCTTTAGTGTCTATTTTTCGTGGGTACCTTCAAAATGATAGTCtctccatctcaatttatataAGGTGTTTGATGAGTACGagttcaaaaaaattaaaaatcctaTCATTTGTGTCAGATATATGCTAAGTATCGAAATTATCTCCTTTTAAATAAATGTTTGCGAGAATTCACTTGACTTTTACTTTTCTTACTCAGAAAAAGTTCTAACTTTTTTATGAGGTTTCAACAAGTTTCGTCATTAAGAATAAAACAGACATGTTAAGATTATATAATTTTCAAAAAGAGAAACGTGTCATTTATTTTAAGAGAGGCGCTAAAAAAATGTGTCAAATATGTTCGGTGTGCGATCAAAGTCTGACATTAAtaattgaaaatatggagaagcTATACATAAGGCTAGGGATAATCTTAATGATGCGGACCTTTCGGGGAAAACCGTTTTGCTTTGACTAGAAGCGGACAATTTCACACCATGATAAGAGTATTTTTGGGCTGGTTTAGCCCAACAACTCGTATCAGGGTCAATACTTTGACGAGACGAGCATGAAAATGGTGGAATGATAATGTGAAAGCTCGGTTTCCTACCTTAATTTATTATGCCAAAAGTAGCTTGGATATGCACGAGCACAAAAATAAGCTAGCTCGGGGCTTCGATGATCATAAATATTGGATCATGTAGATGACACGAAGTGAATCTCAAAACTTGACTAGCGAATCGTGGTAAGAGATCTCAAAACTTGACCAGTGAATCGTGGTAAGAGATCACGTGAAACTTAGTCCAAGGGAGAGACTCGTGGATAGGGATGATGGGAAATGTAAAATTTAATTTGAGGGTCGAGATTGAGGGTGCGCGAACAAAATCGCACATTGGTAATTAAAAAGTTTGAAAAGTTACGTATGATATTGAATTTGCTTTTAACTATGTGAGACATTTTAGCagaaagaatagtaccaacttgGTTCTACGTGGCACTATTTTATAAGCTTGGCCTTTGCATGCATAATAATGTGTATTATCTATCGCGTACCATGTATTAACTACTAAATTTATTATGTTTGTTTTTTAGTGGGTAAAGTTTTTACCAGCACAACCCATGAAGGGAAATTTGGTGAAAATCCAAGCTTAGAAGCAGAATTATATTGCCAACACTACTTGTTGGGTTATGTTTGTAAATGAAACAGTCATCACGAAAATGACAAAGTGGGACATATATCCACTTTTGCCTTATTTAATATACCCATGTAACCTCTTCAAGAAAGGGTACATGAAATTATACTGAACAAACATCTGgagaaaaagaaaatgaagagATTGGGGTACATATTGTAAAAAAATAATAGGACAGGGTGTAAACTAGAAAAGATTACATGCATAAGGGTGCAAAATGTGAAGGACTTGAATTAATACAATGTCGCttcctttgtttttcttgaatgaaTTAAAAAGGTGGGTTTTTaggataatttcaataatatacaattcagcataaaatattacacccacgtagccatatttttaacTTTACATCCGCATAGCCAACTTTTGTTTCGCAACagtgtttatacacacgatatacaacattatacacttaaTGTGGACAATATATCAACCTTGTATTCGGGTAATATTAGAAATATGGGCCATTTCAGGTAAATATTTGCTCAAAATTGACATAgtgttattttccttttttttaaagcAACGGGAAGGGGTCGTTTTATAAATATAACTTCTTTTGGGGGATCTTTTTAGCAGTTTAAATATCTATCACAATCTAGCTTTAAATAACCCTTAGCGGTCATTAAATAACAATTAGCTCTAATAGTTACAAAAGAGGGTCTTTCTTTACCTTTACATTCAAACACACTCTCGTTCtataagaaaataaattaaaGATCTTTTGATTTGGTTATCAAACAAAAAATATATACTCGATTTTGATTTGGCACCCCGAGTAGTTGCGCTCAATAAAAATCGGGGTAAATATCTCAAAAGATCATTGAACTTTGAGAAATTATGTAGTAAAGTCATTGAACTTTGTtacatatcaataaaatcacaCAACTTTGACCTattatctcataaaatcactcaactacatATGTTATCAAAAAAAATCTGACATgacaatattaattaattattttatgccATGTAGACGTGAGCCccctaataaaataaaataaattcatatcTTTATACTCACATCCACTCACCAACCCTTCAGCCAAAACCCATTTTTCCCTTATCTATACCTTCTTCTCACTGTTCCTTAAAATTAGGTGGGATCAAAATAATTACTTAGCCAATATAACTTAGAGAGTAAATCAAAATAATTATGGTAATTTACACATATCTGATTACCTAAAAAATGAAGTTCTCCGTGTGGTAACAATTATCTATGGTTTAGGGTGCATCGTGGTAATATTTATGATTGTTGGGGGACTAGTAGTACTATGTGTATCTCCGTGTGGCTTTTTTGCATGCGTGATGGTTTTTGTATAAAGAATTAAGGATTGCTTACATGTTTCTCTGGGCTTGTCTTAGTCTTGAGAGGTAATGGATCTGGTACGTTGGTGTGAAGCTTGTTCATTTTTGAGGTAATAAGATATATGTAAAATATCATAATTATTTTGATTTACTCTCTAAGTTATATAAATTGGCTAAGTAATTATTTTGATCCAACCTAATTTTAAGGAAACAGTGAGAAGAAGGTATAGGTAAGGAAAAAGTGGGTTTTGGATGAAGGGTTGATGAGTGGGTGTGGGTTTAAAGATatgaattttttcttttttattgtgaAGCCCACATCTACATGGcagaaaataattaattaatattgtcATGTCAGATGTTTTTGATGAAATATGTAGTTCagtgattttatgagataataggccaaagttgagtgattttattgatatgtaACAAAGTTCAATGATTTTACTATATAATTTCTCAAAGTTCAatgaccttttgagatatttacccATGAAAATCGagtaatatatattttttgtgctaagtattcacctttttttttcaaattaccTAGGAATAGCCCAAGAAGTTGATcttgatgatatatatatatatcacgaaATATAAATTTAGGCCACCTAATATTCACAAAATAGTACAGCCAACAATTAATGTAGATAGACATATTATTTTGGATCAGCTTTACATGTAGTGTACTATGAACTTATTGAATAGTTGCTTTCGATAGGAAACAAACTAACCTTTCAGCCACATATATTAGGACAACCTAATATACCCAATCCCCGTCTTAAATTTATATgtgaacaaaaaagaaaaaaagtcaaTTTACCGATGATAGTCGGGCCATTGAAGCCCCATATGCTTGCAGAGCTATATTTGAGTTAATTTTCAGTGTTGTTCTGTTTCATGTACTAAGTTGTTTAGTTACATATACTATATCATACGGTTGTCAGTTTTCTCAGGTACTCCAGTTTTCAGCTTTCAATGTGAAATGTATTTGTATTATTTGTTGCATTTCATATTCTGATTAAAccttgaaccccccccccccccccccaattagTAGGTCGTTTATGAGACTTACTAATGTTGTCCAGAACCAAACTCAAATAGAAACAAAGCATGTGAGTTTGAACTAATTCACGTTATAACTATTGAAATTAGCTACGAACTTCGTCACTAAATAGAATTAGCAACGGGATTCACTGTTTAGCTACAGAATTCGTCCGTCattatttctattttattttagtaGTGATTGAATTATATTTTCGGTGTTGTATCATGGGCCTTATGTAGACCTAAATTATTAGGACCAAGATTTGTCCCTTGGCACGCCATTAATTGTTAGTGGTAGATTTGGAGCATAAAAGCTAAAAAGGTGAGTAGGCAAGGCAAATGATCTTGATGAATTGTGTTAAAAGCCTTCTCTTTCATTCACTTTCATTATAAAAAAGTGTAAAATTAAAAATGTAACTTGTGCACTCTTTATTCAATTGTAACAAAATCAATGGATGCCTATACTAGTCAGTCAAGTTGAATTCTTTCGATCCATGGTGTTGTATTATTCATGATACTATATGAATACGTAAtactatttattgatttctttctaatttttaattttattttgaatatGTAGGAAAATGCAGGTGATCTAACTTGAAACGGTGATCACAAGTCATTTTGATCTATTGAAGTGAATGATAAAGACTTTTTGCATAATTGTAATGTTTGGATATATTTGGTTTTATAGAATTCATTACTAGTCTGAGACATatgttgtttttaaaaaaaatattacaaaTATATGCATTTGTGTTTTTATTTTTGAGTTATCTATTAGCTAATTTATTGCTTGAGACCATCAAAATAGGACAATACTGTATTATGTGATTATAggatatatacaaaaaaaatagataattttCAACCAGAAATTGTGGCATATAAATAttttacaaaaatattttatagtcTAGACAACATCGTCACACTTTAAAAGTGTGGCCACAGGGAGTCAATTGTGTTGCTTATTGGCTGTAAAACTGTGGCATGTACATATTAACAACGACTATACTTTACAAATGTCGCTCTAGAAGTCATGATACTTCAAAGTGTGGCCTATAAGGTAGCAAAAGTCACACTTTAAAGTTTAGTTTTAGGATATAAAGAACGTTGCCATATGAGGTACTAAAAGCGTGGCCTTTAAGGCAAAGGTTACGGTAGTTTAGGTCCCCCTTGAAAAAGCGTtactacaaaaaaaataaaaaaaaatcaattcgtGACGGTTTAATTGCGAAGGTCGAAAAATGTGccttatgagcctgtttggatgggcttatgcctataagctgtttgcagcttataagctaaagaaataagttggggtagtttaacttattttttttggcttataagctgctttagataagctaagtcaaatgagcccaattatttttttgagcttattttaagcacaaaatgactttaagttggccagccaaacactcaaaaaagctgaaaacagcttataaggaacttataagagcccgtttggattggcttataagttagcttataagttgttttcagcttttttgagtgtttggctggccagcttaaagtcatttttatgcttaaaataagctcaaaaaaataattggacccatttgacttagtttatctaaagcagcttataagctgaaaacagcttataagccaaaaaaaataagttggactaccccaacttatttttttcagcttataagctgcaaacagctttaagctgtaagccaatccaaacgggctctaagtcaatccaaacgggctctaaatgtcACACTTTTCTGGGATAGCTAAAGGCTTAAAATGTTCTTTGATCATACTTTTTGATTGCAGAGACAGATCCTCAGAGTCCGATATCACAAGTTATAGCATCTGCATCCTTCTCCATAGTCAATGGTGAGCCCGCTTTATTCTCTGGTATGAACTATTTATTTTATGCTTTAAGTTTAATTCTTAGTTCAAATACCCTGAATACTCCATTATAGTAGCAGCACGTACTTTTTGTTACTCTTGTTAGCTCATGACTTATCCAGACTTGATGAGTTTTCAATTATAATTTGGCTATGTAGTACATGTTGATCGTCTATTTCTCAGTCGGGACATTAATAGATATATTTAGCATTTTCAACATGAATGTTTAAAAATGATAGATTTTCAGCTTTATACATGTTAATTAGATGATTCACTCGATAGAGGTTAATTAGTTAGTGGCGTGCTGATCACGCGCCACTAAATTTGGAGCTTGACAATAGCAGAAAGCATGTCATTATCCTATCCAAGACCAAACTCCACCAAAATTAAACATTCTTACGACAAACTAATATGTTGAGGTTCACTAAACTTTATCCTGTCTAAAAAAGATATATTGATGTCAATTATTTAGCATAGGTAGCCCTTATTGACATTTAAGAAAACTTTGCAGAGCATACAATAATGAATATTTCTGCAAGTTTGCGCCTGTTAGAAAAACAAGATAAAATGTATGAAATTTTGGGAATTTTCTGTGTATCTCTTTTATTGATCAATGCCTCATATATATACAAGTAGCTGAGGATTCTTCTTCAAGAAATAGAAAATAGAAAACTAGTAATATCTAAACTATCTATGGACTAAAATGCAATTACATATTTTGTGTAACAAACTTTTTGTATACATACACATCCTAGAATATTCCTTGTACAATGCTGAAAATGACATCTTCAGGTATTGTTTGGTGTTGGGCTGATGTCATAGAAATTGGGCTGAGAGCAGAATTTGGGCTGTGTTGAATCATTGGCCCAAATCAAATAATAGAGTCCACAACAAAATTCATCAGCCCATTATATCCATTTGAACAAAACAAATAATGGAGCCTCGTCTAGTCTGCACTTTATCTTCTCTTTCAAGGCTTCTTAGCTTCATCGATTTCATCAATGGCGATCGGAGATGGCTTCTTGCCAACATCCCCCCTCAAGTTGGGGGGAagggtcataacacccaacttgtCCATTATTTCACGATGAGAAGCCCCAGAGAGAGGCTTGGTAAACAGATCTGCCAGCTGATGGTGAGAAGGAACAAAATGGAGCGAAATCAGACCTGAGAGAAATTGTTGATGCACGAAATGACAATCCAAGTCAACGTGTTTCGTGCGTTCGTGGAAGACGGGATTGCGAGCGATATGGATGACGGCCTGGCTATCTGAATGAAGGGGACTTGGAAGTGAAGGAGGAGTGGAGAGATCATCCAGAAGTCGCACTAACCAGGTAAGCTCCGCTGTAACTCGTCTCATCGATCTATACTCTGCTTCGGCAGATGAGAGGGAAATGGACATCTATTTCTTTGATTTCCACGAAATAGGAGCACCACCTAGTGTAATGAAAAAACCACTTACTGATCTTCTACCGTCCTTGCAAGCAGCCCAGTCTGCATCGCAAAAGGCTAGTAGATCAAAAGAGGGTGTAGATGATAAAAGAATACCTTGGCCTGGATCTTCCCTAAGATAACGAAGGACCCTCTGAGCAGCTGAGAAATGTGAAAGACAAGGCCTTTGCATGTATTGACTAAGACATAAAACTGCATAGGATAGATCAGGTCTAGTATTAGTCAAATAATTTAATTTGCCAACTAAATGCCTATACTCTGTGGGATTATCCAACAAAGGCCCATTATCAGCTTACAATTTCATATAAGGGTCAAGAGGTGAGGACACACTTGATCCAGTGCAGTCAAATTCCATAAGAAGATCCACAGTAAATTGCCTTTGACTTATGATGAAACCTGAGTCTTCCCTGATTATTTCCATGCCCAGAAAATAGTTTATATCACCCAACATCTTGACTTTGAATTATGTATTAAGAAAATTAGTGACATCGAGAATTTCTGAAACAGCATCACTGTGATTGTCATCCACATAGACTGCGATAATGGAAATGAGATCACCAGTAGTCTTGAAAAACAAAGAGTAGTCATTTAAAGAACTAGTGTATCCTTTGAAACTCAAAGCTCCCGCAAGCCTAGCATACCACTGTCGAGATGCTTGCTTAAGACCATACAAAGACTTCTTTAGGAGACAAACATGCCTTGGTGAAGGAGGTTCCAGCCCCGCTGGGAACCTCATAAAGACCTCCTCTTGTAAttcaccatgtaaaaaggcattattgACATCAAGTTGGGAGACTTTCCATCCCTTCTTTATAGCAACTGTGAGTAGACATCGAATAGTAGTCATTTTGACCACTGGGGAAAAAGTTTCAGTAAAGTCTATTCCCTCTTGTTGAATATCCCCTCTTACGACCAGCCTGGCTTTTAGTCTCTCTATGGATCCATCTGGTTTATGTTTGAATTTAAATACCCATTTACATGGCAAAGGTTTCTTCCCTGCAGGTAACTCAATTACTGACCATGTGTTGTTCTCTTGTAGGGCTTGAATTTCAGCTTCCATTGCCTTGATCCAACCTGGGTGTTTGCTTGCCTCAGCATAACTAGTAGGCTCTGAAATTTGTGAAAAGGATTGGAGAAGAGCCTAGTTGGAGAGTGATAGAGATGCAAAGGAGAAAAGGGTTGGTGTTGTGGGATGAATAAAGCAAGAGCTTATAACATCAGTTAAGTGGATGCTGTTGCATACGAAGTCTTGAAGGTAAGCTGGTGTCTGTTTAATTCTGGTTGATTGTCTAGTGGGAATAGGAAGGATTTCTGCACTGGTTTGTAGAAGGTTAAGAATAACATTAGGGGAAACAGAGAGTACATTATGAGGAGAGAAGTGAGAAGTAAATGGTGAACCTGAGGAAATTCTGGGAGTGTTAGGTGAGTGTCTGGGTGAGGGAGGAAGTGTGTCAGCTGGTGGAAAGGGTGATGAGATAGAGATAGGTTGAGCAGATTCAATAGCAAGGTCAAATGGTGGAAAAAGGGTAGGATCTGAATTAGGGGTTTTGGCAAAAAAGTAGTGTTCTTCATGAAACTTTACATCTCTAGAAACAAACACTTTTCTAGTTTCCATGTCCAGAACCTTATACCCTTTTTTAGTCTGAGAATATCCCAAGAAAACACAGGTTTTAGCTCTAGGTTGGAATTTGTCTCTGGATTGTGTTAGACTGGAAACaaaacataaacacccaaaacaCCTAAAATTGTTGTAGGATGGTGATTTTCTGAAAAGAACTTGATATGGTGATTTGTTCTTCAAGACCTTAGTAGGTAACCTGTTAATGATGTGAGTGGCAGTGAGTATACACTCACCCCAGTATTCAATAGGAACTTTAGACTGGAAATATAGTCCTCTTGCCACTTCCAAAAGATGTCTATGCTTCCTCTCAACAATTCCATTTTGTTGAGGGGTAGCAACACAAGATGTCTCATGAATAATCCCTGCTGAATTAAGATAAGAAGCCTCTTGTGATCCTTTTCCAAGCTCTAAGGCATTATATGATCTTATCCTCTTAACCTTTACTTCAAATTGTCTCTCTACAATTGATAAGAAATCCTTAAGAACTGGAAATGCATTAGATTTAGTTTTTAGAAGAAAAGTCCATGTCCCCTTGCTATAGTCATCCACTATGGTTAAAAAATAAGAATAACCATTATAGGTAGCTGCCTTAAAGGGACCCCAAGTGTCAATGTGGATCAATTCAAATACTCTATGTGTTTTGATGAAACTCAATGGGAAAGGTAGTCTACTTTGTCTAGCTTGAGGACATATAGGACACACATAATCTGAACAAGAAGGAAACTGAATGAAATTTAAATTTCTCATTACTGAAAAGGGTAGGTGCCCTAGTCTGATGTGCCATAAGCTTACATTAGGAATAGCACTTGCAGACATACCAATAGAAGTAATATTACATTCTGAATTAGAAACTAAAGTAGAACTAGGGACAATTTTGGAGTGTACTCCTTTTGAAATTGAAACTATTTCCCTAGGAACTatggaatttcttcctttttgaATAGAAAGGACTTCCTTGACTTGGCTTGGCTCTAATTTAGTAGGCTTGAGTAGATAGAGTCCATCCCCTACTTCACCAAAAACTTGTTCCTTCTTCAGGGAAAGGTCCTGTAACACACATCCAGTAAGAGTGAATAAAAGATCACATTGAAGTTGTACACACAATCTATGAACAGACAACAAGTTGTATTTAAATTCTGGGACAAGCAAGACATTATTTAAGGTGAGATTAGGAAGAACAGAGACACTCCCTATATGTGTGACAGAAATTCTAAAGGAATTGGGCAAACTTATATTCAGTGGTGCAGGCAGGGGTTTAAGAGTTAGGAAAGAGTTAGGATTGAAACACATATGTTTTGAAGCCCCTGAATCAATGATCCAGGTGCTAGTGTTATATACTGCAAAGCATGAACCTGTGTATTTTAGAATAGTACCAGCCATGGCACTGGCATTGAGAGCTGAACCTGATGAATTGGAGTGACTGAGCTTCATTTCTTTTAGCACCTGCTGGACTATCTCATTACACTGCTCCTTGCTAAATTGATTTCCCTGGTTAGGGGTGAATTGGGTTGGCTGAATAGCAGGTGTGAAGTTCATGTCCTCAGTTTCTTCATTTCCTATAGCAGCATTTCCTCTGATATTGTGTCCATACTCTTTTGATTTGGTGAATTCAAAATCTTCAGGGAAACCATGAAGCCTAAAGTAGTCATCATGTACATGTCCTACCTTCTTACAATAGGTACAAGAAACATTAGGATTGTACTTTGCTCTTCTCTGTTTGAACCTCTAGTTACCTTCTCCTCTTGTAGGTTTAGCACTACCATTTCCATTCAATTGAAAACTGTTTCCTCCCTTGTTAAGTTGATTACCAGGTCTGTAGTTTTCTCTTATTTTCCCAGAAGCCATAAAAGAGGCAGAATCAGCTGGGGTGTTGAAGGCAATAACACTAGCCTCTCTTTGATTTTCATCTTGCAATAGCAAGGAATAAGCAACATCCATTGTTGGAAATGGAT
Encoded proteins:
- the LOC132639838 gene encoding transcription factor MYB3-like, with product MRKPCIDHNKDKMRGAWSKTDGLLDSTKGGNFSEDEDDLIIRLHALLGNRWSLIAGRLPGRRDDEVKNYWNSHLKIKLTKMGIDPMNYRISDYVRWKNLKFNWLKNEESDREISDAESSSTSRSSTIG